A single genomic interval of Streptomyces showdoensis harbors:
- a CDS encoding nucleoside triphosphate pyrophosphohydrolase: protein MNAQNPDPGRIVLLTASHRVAPGLLSWPAWQALRAADRVLCPDAGHPQLPYLREAGVDVELLRPSAQELVEACAGGRTVLVLPSGEGDAALTDGLARLAGSGRVSMPDLELLPGSYDLPGARLLDLVQVMDRIRRECPWSSQQTHKGLAKYGIEEAYELVEAIEDGDREALREELGDVLLQVVFHARIAEEDAEEPFSVDDVAGTIVEKLIHRHPHVFGDATAETPEEVKEHWLRTKAAEKRRDSVTDGVPLGQPGLALAAKLAGRVRTAGLDVAPPTGGGIGYELLALAVRAEAAGVDPEAALRAAGRLYRDAIREAEGLGTA from the coding sequence GTGAACGCCCAGAACCCTGACCCCGGCCGCATCGTCCTGCTCACCGCCAGCCACCGCGTCGCGCCCGGACTGCTGTCCTGGCCCGCCTGGCAGGCGCTGCGCGCGGCCGACCGGGTGCTGTGCCCGGACGCCGGCCACCCCCAGCTGCCGTACCTGCGCGAGGCCGGGGTCGACGTCGAGCTCCTGCGGCCCTCCGCCCAGGAGCTGGTCGAGGCGTGCGCCGGGGGCCGGACCGTCCTCGTGCTGCCGTCGGGGGAGGGGGACGCGGCGCTGACCGACGGCCTCGCCCGGCTCGCCGGCTCCGGCCGCGTCAGCATGCCCGACCTGGAGCTGCTGCCCGGCTCGTACGACCTTCCCGGGGCCCGGCTGCTCGACCTCGTGCAGGTCATGGACCGGATCCGGCGCGAGTGCCCCTGGTCCTCGCAGCAGACGCACAAGGGGCTCGCCAAGTACGGCATCGAGGAGGCGTACGAGCTCGTCGAGGCGATCGAGGACGGGGACCGGGAGGCGCTGCGCGAGGAGCTCGGCGACGTGCTGCTCCAGGTCGTCTTCCACGCCCGGATCGCGGAGGAGGACGCGGAGGAGCCGTTCTCCGTCGACGACGTGGCCGGGACGATCGTCGAGAAGCTGATCCACCGCCATCCGCACGTCTTCGGCGACGCGACCGCCGAGACGCCGGAGGAGGTCAAGGAGCACTGGCTGCGGACGAAGGCCGCCGAGAAGCGGCGGGATTCCGTCACCGACGGGGTGCCGCTCGGGCAGCCGGGGCTCGCGCTCGCCGCGAAGCTGGCGGGCCGGGTGCGGACGGCCGGGCTCGACGTGGCCCCGCCCACGGGGGGCGGCATCGGATACGAGCTGCTCGCCCTGGCGGTACGGGCGGAGGCCGCCGGGGTCGACCCGGAGGCGGCCCTGCGGGCGGCCGGCCGGCTCTACCGGGACGCGATCCGCGAGGCGGAGGGCCTCGGCACCGCGTAG
- a CDS encoding globin domain-containing protein, which produces MDAQLLRSTFAVVERRAEHAVTFFYSHLFWNNPGMRELFPRDLGPQRDRLFAALTHVVTHLEEPRLAHYLGELGRDHRKFLATPALYTAVGASLLAAFAHASGPAWTIEAEKAWTEAYGRVAELMTAGAAASEEEGQPAWWDADVVGHRRYGDDLALLTLRPRRPYPYLAGQYASVSSLHVPRVWRTYSLANAPRPDGTLDLHVSRVADGLMSTALTERLRVGETLRLSTPGGALTARTPPGKPRTYIAAGTGWAPVRALLEEAAEDEPELEGRLFVVARAKEYLYGKPDAERFRSLIPGLHVTYITAAPRRPRDQATERLVQALRASVNWPAHDVYLAGPPGFLGEVAEELEELGTDPARVFHDTLPAVGRFTKRPNTHAEWLIEPPPLHWHNPDARAPREV; this is translated from the coding sequence GTGGATGCCCAGTTGCTCAGAAGTACGTTCGCGGTCGTCGAGAGGCGGGCGGAACACGCCGTCACCTTCTTCTACTCGCACCTCTTCTGGAACAACCCGGGCATGCGCGAGCTCTTCCCCCGGGACCTGGGCCCGCAGCGCGACCGGCTCTTCGCCGCCCTCACCCACGTGGTGACCCACCTGGAGGAGCCGAGGCTCGCCCACTACCTCGGGGAACTGGGCCGCGACCACCGCAAGTTCCTCGCCACCCCGGCCCTCTACACCGCCGTCGGCGCCAGCCTGCTCGCCGCCTTCGCGCACGCCTCGGGACCCGCCTGGACCATCGAGGCCGAGAAGGCCTGGACCGAGGCGTACGGGCGGGTCGCCGAGCTGATGACGGCCGGCGCCGCCGCCTCCGAGGAGGAGGGGCAGCCCGCCTGGTGGGACGCCGACGTCGTCGGCCACCGGCGGTACGGGGACGACCTGGCCCTGCTGACCCTGCGGCCCCGCCGCCCCTACCCGTACCTGGCCGGGCAGTACGCCAGCGTCAGCAGCCTCCACGTGCCCCGGGTCTGGCGCACCTACTCCCTCGCCAACGCGCCCCGCCCCGACGGCACCCTCGACCTCCACGTCAGCCGGGTCGCGGACGGCCTGATGAGCACCGCGCTCACCGAGCGGCTCCGGGTCGGCGAGACCCTGCGGCTCAGCACCCCGGGCGGCGCGCTCACCGCCCGCACCCCGCCCGGCAAACCCCGCACCTACATAGCCGCCGGCACCGGCTGGGCGCCCGTGCGGGCCCTCCTGGAGGAGGCGGCCGAGGACGAACCCGAGCTGGAGGGGCGCCTGTTCGTCGTCGCCCGCGCCAAGGAGTACCTGTACGGGAAGCCGGACGCCGAGCGGTTCCGCTCCCTCATACCGGGCCTGCACGTCACCTACATCACCGCCGCGCCCCGCCGCCCCCGCGACCAGGCCACCGAGCGCCTGGTCCAGGCCCTGCGGGCGTCCGTCAACTGGCCCGCCCACGACGTCTACCTGGCCGGCCCGCCCGGCTTCCTCGGCGAGGTGGCCGAGGAGCTGGAGGAGCTCGGCACCGACCCGGCCCGCGTCTTCCACGACACGCTCCCGGCCGTGGGCCGCTTCACCAAGCGCCCGAACACCCACGCGGAGTGGCTGATCGAACCGCCCCCGCTCCACTGGCACAACCCGGACGCCCGCGCCCCGCGCGAAGTCTGA
- a CDS encoding LamG-like jellyroll fold domain-containing protein: protein MKRFRSGHDDHGAGRHSGGRRPGAWPVSLAALAVLVPLVPALGLGAAAPAAAGGTRISADGDLGTQQVLFRSGTAGYGCFRIPTLVKTAKGTLLAFAEGRTSPSCADRGPIDIVMRRSTNDGRTWSPIRTVLSGTESDPDAPHVRGNPSPVAEKDGAVLLLSNSETSAPVSTRMSWVQRSDDDGLSFGAPRAIPRLTTSGKKWFGTGPSHGIQLQEGPHAGRLVVGAYETASDTAGAEDQRAGVLYSDDKGATWTASVTENSFLRAKDLPALPPGATADTPVAKPGEPVVAELPGGQVYVSARSPYDVRVSATDATQVEGHRTHSVGVDDTTGALKVPRFQHTRGWKGPDVQVGLLAPRQTYRTRPGDLLLMSTPSHMTLRQGMRIRYSDNGGTTWQDAPGGQVAKVPGDRAGYSDLAELSAGEIGMVHEGGRSFSAEHIYFTRFAVGELGLPGGFAAKGSALPQTSPAAGRTSPDTTAEAHDGYLGSGAVLGAGARFGTRSFGQGLQLDGGADGNAGSADLPYAPGLDPGAGDVTYSLFFRYDATAATPQQTLLWAYGVGDPRPQVWVRVQPQNDQVMARVEGDSGHHVTLTLKAPAHPTAKAFGDGLWHHLVLSRQGSAVTLRVDDLVAQDTRTDVGRLAPARTEDPAGIRLGDKPGTDANDGFTGTLDEFRLYGAVLSDAERDALRGAKPEDVAPAALRAHLPFEAVDTADPVALVNTRIQDDVSGHCADGTVLGTTSTEGAVVKGRIGSGALAVGPNLPGVEVPYVPAVDNGTGEFTFALWFRYDSTANPQDAALLWAYGSTSGKPSLWVRAKPSADRLTARLETAGASVPVDVIDTRADRAAFGDNAWHLLTLTRRKAAPEAAATTVTMRVDNGSPTTVEGLTGSFTDGIAAPEGFRVGSKPTGTDVLTGELDDFRYYKRALSATEETGLYNTAVGGSSAPRDPYVWWNMDGNHTEQHLVARPADDPAARATPDASRHCGHGIVRPGATVTDTGAKFGRSLDLDGATGSVELPYGEDRALGSGDFTLATWVRFRQADNTSPVLAWAYGTGTSERQLWIRAMSQENKVVAHVQTDRGITSLEAAAPAGTVFGDGTWRHVVLRRAGGTLTLSVGDGTAVRSVASGAVAGSLTVEDGFDVRGFRLGARPDSTGADKDRLKGSLDEFTLVRRALSDTEITAVGGPLPVDSATAVRLAFDQLTAKGVYARL, encoded by the coding sequence ATGAAACGTTTCCGCAGTGGACATGACGATCACGGAGCCGGACGACATAGCGGGGGCCGTCGCCCGGGAGCCTGGCCGGTCTCCCTCGCCGCCCTCGCCGTTCTCGTCCCCCTCGTTCCCGCGCTCGGCCTCGGCGCCGCCGCGCCCGCCGCCGCCGGCGGCACCCGGATATCCGCCGACGGCGACCTCGGCACCCAGCAGGTCCTCTTCCGCTCCGGAACGGCCGGCTACGGCTGCTTCCGCATCCCGACCCTGGTGAAGACGGCCAAGGGCACGCTCCTCGCCTTCGCCGAGGGCCGGACCTCCCCCTCGTGCGCGGACCGCGGCCCCATCGACATCGTGATGCGCCGCTCCACGAACGACGGCCGCACCTGGTCCCCGATCCGGACCGTCCTGTCCGGCACCGAGAGCGACCCGGACGCCCCGCACGTGCGCGGCAACCCCTCGCCGGTCGCCGAGAAGGACGGCGCCGTCCTCCTCCTCTCCAACTCCGAGACCTCCGCCCCGGTCAGCACCCGCATGTCCTGGGTGCAGCGGAGCGACGACGACGGCCTCAGCTTCGGCGCCCCGCGGGCCATCCCGCGCCTGACCACGAGCGGCAAGAAGTGGTTCGGCACCGGACCCTCGCACGGCATCCAGCTCCAGGAGGGCCCGCACGCCGGGCGCCTGGTCGTCGGCGCCTACGAGACCGCGAGCGACACCGCCGGCGCCGAGGACCAGCGGGCCGGCGTCCTCTACAGCGACGACAAGGGCGCGACCTGGACCGCGAGCGTCACCGAGAACTCCTTCCTGCGCGCCAAGGACCTGCCCGCCCTGCCGCCCGGCGCCACGGCCGACACCCCGGTCGCCAAGCCCGGTGAGCCGGTGGTGGCCGAGCTGCCCGGCGGCCAGGTCTACGTGAGCGCCCGCAGCCCCTACGACGTCCGGGTCAGCGCGACCGACGCCACCCAGGTGGAGGGCCACCGCACCCACTCCGTCGGCGTCGACGACACCACCGGCGCCCTGAAGGTGCCGAGGTTCCAGCACACCCGGGGCTGGAAGGGGCCGGACGTCCAGGTGGGCCTCCTCGCGCCCCGCCAGACCTACCGCACCCGGCCCGGGGACCTGCTCCTCATGTCGACCCCCTCGCACATGACGCTGCGCCAGGGCATGCGGATCCGCTACTCCGACAACGGCGGCACCACCTGGCAGGACGCCCCCGGCGGTCAGGTCGCCAAGGTGCCGGGCGACCGGGCCGGCTACTCCGACCTGGCCGAGCTGTCCGCCGGCGAGATCGGCATGGTCCACGAGGGCGGCCGGTCCTTCTCCGCCGAGCACATCTACTTCACCCGCTTCGCGGTCGGCGAGCTCGGCCTCCCCGGCGGCTTCGCCGCCAAGGGCTCCGCCCTGCCGCAGACCTCCCCGGCCGCCGGCCGGACCAGCCCCGACACCACCGCCGAGGCCCACGACGGCTACCTCGGCAGCGGGGCCGTGCTCGGCGCGGGCGCCCGCTTCGGCACCCGGAGCTTCGGCCAGGGCCTCCAGCTGGACGGCGGCGCCGACGGCAACGCCGGCTCCGCCGACCTGCCGTACGCCCCCGGGCTCGACCCGGGCGCCGGGGACGTCACGTACTCCCTCTTCTTCAGGTACGACGCCACCGCCGCCACCCCGCAGCAGACGCTGCTGTGGGCGTACGGGGTCGGCGACCCCCGGCCGCAGGTCTGGGTCCGGGTGCAGCCGCAGAACGACCAGGTCATGGCCCGGGTCGAGGGCGACTCGGGGCATCACGTCACGCTGACCCTCAAGGCGCCCGCGCACCCCACCGCGAAGGCCTTCGGCGACGGCCTCTGGCACCACCTCGTCCTCAGCCGCCAGGGCTCCGCGGTCACCCTCCGGGTCGACGACCTCGTCGCCCAGGACACCCGCACCGACGTCGGACGGCTCGCCCCGGCGCGCACCGAGGACCCGGCCGGCATCCGGCTCGGCGACAAGCCGGGCACCGACGCCAACGACGGCTTCACCGGCACCCTCGACGAGTTCCGGCTCTACGGCGCGGTCCTGTCGGACGCCGAGCGGGACGCGCTGCGCGGCGCGAAGCCCGAGGACGTGGCCCCGGCCGCGCTCCGGGCCCACCTCCCCTTCGAGGCGGTCGACACCGCCGACCCGGTGGCCCTGGTGAACACCCGGATCCAGGACGACGTCTCCGGCCACTGCGCCGACGGCACCGTCCTCGGCACCACCAGCACCGAGGGCGCGGTCGTCAAGGGCCGCATCGGTTCCGGGGCCCTGGCCGTCGGCCCGAACCTGCCGGGCGTGGAGGTGCCCTACGTCCCCGCCGTCGACAACGGCACGGGCGAGTTCACCTTCGCCCTCTGGTTCCGCTACGACTCCACGGCCAACCCGCAGGACGCCGCGCTGCTCTGGGCGTACGGATCGACCTCGGGCAAGCCCTCGCTGTGGGTGCGGGCCAAGCCGTCCGCCGACCGGCTGACCGCCCGCCTGGAGACGGCCGGGGCCTCGGTCCCGGTCGACGTGATCGACACCAGGGCCGACCGGGCCGCCTTCGGCGACAACGCGTGGCACCTGCTGACGCTGACCCGCAGGAAGGCGGCCCCGGAAGCCGCCGCGACCACCGTCACGATGCGGGTCGACAACGGCAGCCCCACCACCGTCGAGGGCCTGACCGGCTCCTTCACGGACGGCATCGCCGCCCCCGAGGGCTTCCGGGTCGGCTCCAAGCCCACCGGTACCGACGTCCTGACCGGCGAGCTCGACGACTTCCGCTACTACAAGCGGGCGCTGTCGGCGACCGAGGAGACCGGCCTCTACAACACGGCCGTCGGCGGATCGAGCGCCCCGCGCGACCCGTACGTCTGGTGGAACATGGACGGCAACCACACCGAGCAGCACCTGGTGGCCCGGCCCGCCGACGACCCGGCCGCCCGTGCCACCCCCGACGCCTCGCGGCACTGCGGCCACGGCATCGTGCGGCCCGGCGCCACCGTCACGGACACCGGCGCCAAGTTCGGCCGCAGCCTCGACCTCGACGGCGCGACCGGCAGCGTGGAGCTCCCCTACGGGGAGGACCGGGCGCTCGGCTCGGGCGACTTCACCCTGGCGACCTGGGTGCGCTTCCGGCAGGCCGACAACACCAGCCCGGTGCTCGCCTGGGCGTACGGGACCGGCACCTCGGAACGCCAGCTGTGGATCCGCGCGATGTCCCAGGAGAACAAGGTCGTCGCCCACGTCCAGACCGACCGGGGCATCACCAGCCTGGAGGCCGCGGCCCCGGCCGGGACCGTCTTCGGCGACGGCACCTGGCGGCACGTCGTGCTGCGCCGCGCGGGCGGCACGCTGACCCTGTCGGTCGGCGACGGGACCGCCGTCCGGTCCGTCGCGAGCGGTGCCGTCGCCGGGTCCCTGACCGTCGAGGACGGCTTCGACGTGCGCGGCTTCCGGCTCGGCGCGCGTCCCGACAGCACCGGCGCGGACAAGGACCGGCTGAAGGGCTCGCTGGACGAGTTCACGCTGGTCCGGCGGGCGCTGTCGGACACGGAGATCACCGCCGTGGGCGGGCCGCTCCCGGTCGACAGCGCCACCGCGGTCCGGCTGGCCTTCGACCAGCTGACCGCGAAGGGGGTGTACGCCCGGCTGTGA
- a CDS encoding cytochrome P450 family protein — translation MSDRPAAPELFTWEFATDPYPAYAWLREHAPVHRAKLPSGVEAWLVTRYGDARQALADQRLSKNPAHHDEPAHAKGKTGIPGERKAELMTHLLNIDPPDHTRLRRLVSKAFTPRRVAEFAPRVQELTDRLIDDFAERGSADLIHEFAFPLPIYAICDLLGVPREDQDDFRDWAGMMIRHGGGPRGGVARSVKKMRGYLLELIHKKREAPGDDLISGLIKASDHGEHLTENEAAAMAFILLFAGFETTVNLIGNGVYALLRNPEQRERLQDALAAGDTGLLETGVEELLRYDGPVEMATWRFATETLTLGGQEIPAGDPVLVVLAAADRDPERFDGPDTLDLARRDNQHLGYGHGIHYCLGAPLARLEGQTALATLLTRLPDLRLGADPAELRWRGGLIMRGLRTLPVEFSASHKAPLG, via the coding sequence ATGTCCGACCGACCCGCCGCCCCCGAGCTCTTCACCTGGGAGTTCGCCACCGATCCGTACCCGGCCTACGCCTGGCTGCGCGAGCACGCGCCGGTGCACCGGGCCAAGCTGCCCAGCGGGGTGGAGGCCTGGCTGGTGACCCGGTACGGGGACGCCCGGCAGGCGCTCGCGGACCAGCGGCTCTCGAAGAACCCGGCGCACCACGACGAGCCGGCCCACGCCAAGGGCAAGACGGGCATCCCGGGCGAACGCAAGGCCGAGCTGATGACCCACCTGCTCAACATCGACCCGCCGGACCACACCCGGCTGCGGCGGCTGGTGTCGAAGGCCTTCACCCCGCGCCGGGTCGCGGAGTTCGCGCCCCGGGTGCAGGAGCTGACGGACCGGCTCATCGACGACTTCGCGGAGCGCGGCAGCGCCGACCTCATCCACGAGTTCGCCTTCCCGCTCCCCATCTACGCGATCTGCGACCTGCTGGGCGTGCCGCGCGAGGACCAGGACGACTTCCGGGACTGGGCCGGGATGATGATCCGGCACGGCGGCGGGCCGCGCGGCGGGGTGGCCCGCTCGGTGAAGAAGATGCGCGGCTATCTCCTCGAACTCATCCACAAGAAGCGCGAGGCCCCGGGGGACGACCTGATCTCCGGGCTCATCAAGGCCTCCGACCACGGCGAGCACCTCACCGAGAACGAGGCCGCCGCCATGGCCTTCATCCTTCTCTTCGCCGGCTTCGAGACCACCGTCAACCTCATCGGCAACGGCGTGTACGCGCTGCTGCGGAACCCGGAGCAGCGGGAGCGGCTCCAGGACGCGCTGGCGGCGGGGGACACCGGGCTGCTGGAGACGGGCGTCGAGGAGCTGCTGCGCTACGACGGTCCGGTCGAGATGGCGACCTGGCGGTTCGCCACCGAGACGCTGACCCTCGGCGGCCAGGAGATCCCGGCCGGCGACCCGGTCCTGGTGGTGCTGGCGGCCGCGGACCGCGACCCGGAGCGCTTCGACGGGCCCGACACCCTGGATCTGGCACGCCGCGACAACCAGCATCTCGGCTACGGGCACGGCATCCACTACTGCCTGGGCGCTCCGCTGGCGCGACTGGAGGGGCAGACGGCGCTCGCGACGCTCCTGACTCGCCTTCCGGACCTGCGACTTGGGGCCGATCCGGCGGAACTGCGGTGGCGCGGCGGGCTGATCATGCGTGGCCTGCGCACGCTTCCGGTGGAGTTCAGCGCTTCCCACAAAGCCCCGCTCGGCTGA